In Nicotiana tabacum cultivar K326 chromosome 19, ASM71507v2, whole genome shotgun sequence, one DNA window encodes the following:
- the LOC107803600 gene encoding cytochrome P450 98A2-like: MAISLAAAIPLAFIFTFIAYHLYYRLRFKLPPGPSPRPIVGNLYQIKPVRFRCFYEWAQTYGPIISVWFGSTLNVVVSSSELAKEVLKEKDQQLADRHRSRSAAKFSRDGQDLIWADYGPHYVKVRKVCTIELFTPKRLEALRPIREDEVTAMVESIYRDCTNPDNVGKSLLVKKYLGAVAFNNITRLAFGKRFVNFEGVMDEQGNEFKAIVANGLKLGASLAMAEHIPWLRWMFPIDEDAFAKHGARRDRLTRAIMEEHTLARQQSGGAKQHFFDALLTLQQKYDLSEDTLIGLLWDMITAGMDTTAISVEWAMAEVIKNPRVQQKAQEELDRVVGYERVMNETDFPNLPYIQCVAKEALRLHPPTPLMLPHRANANVKIGGYDIPKGSNVHVNVWAVARDPEVWKNPLEFRPERFLEEDVDMKGHDFRLLPFGAGRRVCPGAQLGINLVTSMLGHLLHHFHWAPSNGLSPEEIDMGENPGLVTYMRTPLQADATPRLPAELYKRIAVDM, encoded by the exons ATGGCTATTTCTTTAGCTGCTGCAATTCCTTTAGCTTTCATTTTCACATTTATAGCTTATCACCTTTACTATCGTCTCCGATTCAAGCTTCCTCCGGGCCCAAGTCCACGGCCCATCGTCGGAAACCTGTACCAGATAAAGCCCGTCAGGTTCCGATGCTTTTACGAATGGGCCCAAACTTACGGACCGATcatttcggtttggttcgggtcGACCCTGAACGTCGTCGTTTCCAGCTCGGAATTAGCCAAGGAAGTTCTGAAAGAAAAGGACCAGCAGTTGGCTGACCGGCACAGGAGCCGATCGGCGGCCAAGTTTAGCAGAGACGGGCAGGATCTTATTTGGGCTGATTATGGGCCTCATTATGTTAAGGTTAGAAAGGTTTGTACGATTGAGCTTTTTACGCCTAAAAGGCTTGAAGCCCTTAGGCCCATTCGAGAAGATGAGGTCACTGCTATGGTAGAGTCCATTTACAGAGATTGCACTAATCCTG ATAACGTGGGGAAGAGTCTGCTGGTGAAGAAGTACCTTGGAGCAGTGGCCTTTAATAACATAACAAGGCTTGCCTTTGGGAAGAGGTTTGTAAACTTTGAAGGTGTGATGGATGAACAAGGAAACGAGTTCAAGGCGATTGTCGCTAATGGATTGAAGCTTGGAGCATCCCTTGCCATGGCCGAACACATCCCATGGCTTCGCTGGATGTTCCCTATTGACGAGGACGCCTTTGCTAAGCACGGGGCACGTAGGGACCGTCTCACTCGAGCTATTATGGAGGAGCACACCCTTGCTCGCCAACAAAGTGGAGGAGCCAAGCAACACTTTTTTGATGCATTATTGACCCTCCAACAGAAATATGACCTAAGTGAAGACACTCTCATTGGCTTACTTTGG GATATGATCACAGCTGGAATGGACACAACTGCAATCTCTGTTGAATGGGCAATGGCTGAGGTGATCAAGAACCCAAGGGTGCAGCAGAAGGCCCAAGAAGAACTCGACCGAGTGGTTGGCTACGAGCGTGTGATGAACGAAACAGACTTCCCCAACCTCCCATACATACAATGCGTGGCCAAGGAAGCACTAAGGCTGCACCCTCCAACTCCTCTAATGCTCCCACACAGAGCCAACGCCAACGTCAAGATTGGTGGCTACGACATTCCCAAGGGCTCCAACGTGCACGTGAACGTCTGGGCAGTTGCTCGTGATCCCGAGGTGTGGAAAAACCCATTGGAGTTCAGACCGGAGAGGTTCCTTGAGGAAGATGTGGACATGAAGGGACATGATTTTAGGCTACTCCCATTTGGTGCAGGTAGAAGAGTATGTCCAGGGGCACAATTGGGTATCAACTTGGTCACCTCTATGTTGGGCCATCTTTTGCACCATTTTCATTGGGCTCCTTCTAATGGATTGAGCCCAGAGGAGATTGATATGGGTGAGAACCCCGGGCTTGTTACCTACATGAGGACTCCATTACAGGCTGATGCCACTCCCAGATTGCCAGCGGAGTTGTATAAACGAATTGCAGTGGACATGTAA